A single window of Methylacidimicrobium sp. AP8 DNA harbors:
- a CDS encoding DUF692 domain-containing protein, giving the protein MPSNRFNAFSGYGIGIGLRLPHYDHILREKPVVDWFELLSENFLAEGGRQRAVLDRILEQYRVVLHGVGLYFGSAGPLDRDHLRKLKALVRRTKTPWLSDHLCWGSVDGRYSHDLLPMPFTMAAARHTAAKIRQAADFLEVPVSVENISSYMELKASTMTEWEFLREVSELADCGILLDVNNVYVASRNHGFDPGTYLDNVPADRVAQIHIGGHSRQAGLLLDTHDRPVADPVWRLYGRAIAKFGRTPTLLEWDDRIPSFEEVHREARKADRFLASLAPVHAKRG; this is encoded by the coding sequence TTGCCCAGCAATCGATTCAACGCGTTCTCTGGATACGGCATCGGTATCGGGCTGCGCCTTCCCCATTACGATCACATTCTACGGGAGAAGCCGGTAGTCGACTGGTTCGAGCTGCTCTCCGAAAATTTTCTGGCCGAAGGCGGGAGGCAGCGGGCGGTGCTCGACCGGATCCTCGAGCAGTACCGGGTGGTCCTCCACGGCGTCGGCCTCTACTTTGGCTCCGCCGGCCCGCTCGACCGCGACCATCTTCGAAAGCTCAAGGCGTTGGTGCGCCGGACGAAGACGCCCTGGCTCTCGGACCATCTCTGCTGGGGAAGCGTCGATGGGCGGTATAGCCACGACCTTCTCCCCATGCCGTTTACGATGGCCGCGGCTCGGCACACCGCGGCCAAGATCCGCCAAGCCGCGGACTTCCTCGAGGTTCCCGTCTCCGTGGAGAACATCAGCAGCTACATGGAGCTCAAAGCGTCCACTATGACCGAATGGGAATTCCTCCGGGAGGTTTCGGAGCTGGCCGATTGCGGGATCCTGCTCGACGTGAACAACGTTTATGTCGCAAGCCGGAACCATGGCTTCGATCCCGGCACCTACCTCGACAACGTTCCGGCCGATCGCGTGGCGCAGATCCATATCGGAGGCCACAGCCGCCAGGCCGGCCTCCTCCTCGACACCCACGACCGGCCGGTGGCCGATCCGGTCTGGCGGCTCTACGGCCGGGCGATCGCCAAGTTCGGACGGACCCCTACCCTCCTCGAATGGGACGATCGGATCCCCTCTTTTGAAGAAGTCCACCGTGAAGCCCGCAAAGCCGACCGCTTCCTCGCCTCCCTCGCCCCGGTCCATGCCAAGCGCGGATAG
- a CDS encoding putative DNA-binding domain-containing protein: MPSADSLEELRELQRLLFSCITRPSGPDEGSVGFAAQLVRSSGKLAPVDRIEIYRRQYWIRLLSALSEDYPGLAGLLGAERFRRTAQAYLLRYPPTSPMLPELGSRLPRFLREEPGWAAPFPPRLVLDLARFEWAKIAAFHAPEAPLPQKEELSSPEIRLFLQPHLNLLHLRYPVDRPEPGETFRSTPLRPEARRIVVHRQGSTVYHKLLPREAFSLLRSFAKGISLFQACRRTAARFPDLAPERYRDWFREWAALGWLTTSPSLARAGRPQASKTA; the protein is encoded by the coding sequence ATGCCAAGCGCGGATAGCCTCGAGGAGCTCCGGGAGCTCCAGCGGCTTCTCTTCTCCTGCATTACCCGCCCTTCCGGCCCGGACGAGGGTTCGGTCGGCTTTGCGGCGCAGCTCGTCCGATCCTCCGGCAAGCTCGCCCCCGTCGACCGGATCGAGATCTACCGCCGACAATACTGGATCCGGCTCCTCTCGGCTTTGTCCGAGGACTATCCGGGCCTGGCGGGCCTGCTGGGAGCCGAGCGCTTCCGCCGGACCGCGCAAGCCTACCTTCTCCGCTATCCTCCCACTTCTCCCATGCTCCCGGAGCTCGGTTCCCGGCTTCCCCGCTTCCTCCGCGAAGAGCCCGGCTGGGCGGCTCCTTTCCCGCCGCGGCTGGTGCTCGACCTCGCGCGATTCGAGTGGGCGAAGATCGCCGCCTTTCATGCCCCGGAAGCCCCGCTTCCGCAAAAGGAGGAATTGAGCTCTCCGGAGATTCGGCTTTTCCTGCAGCCCCACCTGAACCTCCTCCATCTGCGCTATCCGGTCGATCGGCCGGAGCCCGGGGAGACCTTCCGGTCCACCCCGCTCCGTCCCGAAGCCCGGCGGATCGTCGTCCACCGGCAGGGATCGACCGTCTACCACAAGCTCCTCCCGCGCGAGGCCTTTTCCCTGCTCCGCTCCTTCGCCAAGGGAATCTCTCTTTTTCAAGCCTGCCGGCGGACGGCCGCCCGGTTTCCCGATCTCGCGCCCGAGCGCTACCGGGACTGGTTCCGGGAATGGGCCGCGCTCGGCTGGCTGACGACCTCTCCCTCCCTCGCCAGGGCGGGTCGGCCGCA